TTATGGTCTTTCAGAACACAGAAGGGACAATAGATATCCGTATGGCTAGAATTacacaaatcctcactactaaAAAAGATCCTACACTTGCTCCGTTAGTGTTGGCAGACATTTATCGAGCATTAACATTGTGCAAGTCCGGGGCTCAATTCTTTGAAGGTTGTAATGTtcttctgcaaatgtggttgatcgagcatctccgCCATCACCCCAAATTCATAAGTTATGGTTCGAGCAGGGACAACTTCATCAAGAGTTATGAGGAAAGCGTGAAAGACTACAATTctccagaagggtttgaagcttGGGGTTCCCACTTAAGAACTTTAAAGGCAAGtcagattgaatggactctgggatggcttcCGGTAACAGAAGTCATACACATGATGGCTACAAAAGgctacctaatgttgatgggtcTAAGAAGTGTCCAACCATATGCACCGCAAAGAGTTTTAAGACAACTGGGAAGGGATCAAGTGGTACCCGAAGATgcagatttgagtacccaagtcatTGAGCTACACCTAGAAGCAACACTACCTGAGGCTTTAGTCCAACTGGATTGGAATGGTTGTCTATATTTGAAAAGTGACACCCAGGTACCAGATCTTGCAAGAGGAGAAGTGGATCCAGATTATGCTGCATGGTTTGAGAGTAGGTCTTGTGCGAATAATGAGCCAGAGCCCAAGTCCGAGCCCGAAAGGCCCGCCAAAAAACCTTATGTTCAGGCTTTTGATGATAAAGTCTGAGAAAGATTGGCCtgggagaaaaggagaaaaaatatcaagccACAATTCACACTTTGGAAGAAAAATTGAGAAATGTCGTATTAAATAATGATATACAGGCGCAAGAAGctgaaggtgaaaggagaaggTTGGCctaagaaaatgaagccctctgAGCCCAAGTTCGGAAGATGACAATAGCAGCTGAAAACCAGGCCAGAAGcagaaaagatgaaaaactcatccACAGCCTTAGGCAGAAAGTATGTGACTATGGGGATGATTTGCAAAAGACTGAAGCTGAGCTAGCAAAGGCCCGAGCAAAGTTGGCCAGAAATGTATAAGAACGGGCAAGTTTCGTTCGACAGCTGAAGGAAAGATATGACAGAGGAGTCATTGGTTGGAAAAAGAAGCTTAATATCCTTAAGGGTGAAATGACTAAGCAAGCCAAGAACTTCAAAGCAAAAAGAGAGCACTGCTATGCTTTGATGGCACAACTAGAGGGAGACCTATAGAATTTGCAAGAGCAAAATCATACGGCCACCCAGGTTTTGGAGGCCAAATCTCAGCAAATTGGGTGGTTGTTACAAGAGAAAAGCATCATCAGGGAAAGGGTTAGAAGAACTGTTGACTatattgtgatgaagtgcaacgaatgtgaggacatgaccaggtccatgttcttcgccgCAGTAATGATCTTTGTTCGCCATATAATGGATGACCTCTAtcgcctccaagaagatatggcaCGTAGGCCTGCGGCAAGACCGACTGGAGTCCCTCGAACAGGATTGGAGGCACTTATGTACTCctggttttttttcttttcgaatCTGTATTTCCATTTCCATTCCTAGAGACTATTTTAGTTTTTCAATTCTTAGGTAGGTATGATGGAGTCATTGTAATAGATAAAATTAGGagtttttatttttaatgaaaatttgaagaaaaaccaaaaaaagaaaagaaaattgtttatttatttttgttttgcatTTATCCCTTGAACTATGTGATGATCTGATTCACacggcgtcgtgatacgtaggcaatccccatcggatctGGTCATGATTTCagataactcaaataagagagaaaatgacgaaaagagaaaaccaaaaaaagagagaaaacaagggaaaaaagagaaaacaagaaaaagagagaacagGAATAAGAGAGAAAACAATGCAAGAAAGAGAgtacaaagaaaagagagcaaataatgaaaagcgccaaaaagaaaagaaaaatgcaaaatttAGGAGATAACAAAAGCTGGGATGAGACACACaaccgttgcaaaacatgtagaacaACATTTAactgtctaggagcattgcattccccaatgtgtgATTCCCTATGGGCTAATTGCCTCGAGCTAACCAGTTTGTTGTGTATGTTGTTGAGATCAGGTTTTGcttttaaggtggttggttttgtggtaacctggcttcgcaCCCTTACTTTACAAGATCTAAGGGAAGTGTCAAAATGTCGTCAGAGAGTCATCTACCAACAATTCCCATCCTATAGGATAACCCGCTTTCGGTTATCCCAACGTCAAAGTCGGCAACTGTTGAAGAGAATAAGGCATTGTGCCTATGTATGTTGGAAATGTGGGAAGCTTGGTCTAATAGTAGAGAGCCGCCTAGTGCAATACCTGGCTTTCCTGAACTAATTCCCAGAACAAGTGGAACTTCCAACATTCCTATAACTTACCCGACCACCCTATTTGGATATCCCACCATGTCGGCCCATTTTGCTGGAATGCATTCTGAGGTTTGCCCCCAGGCAATGATTTCGGGAGTCGCTTCtaacatattcactgcaccacCCACCTCTGCTATGGTGCAACCCTCAATACCTATGCCAAGTTTTGAGCCATCATCCTTTACTTTCCAAATACCACCATTCCCATCGGACACGGCTCATGTCACTACAAACTCCTACCCTCAACAGCCTCATTATTAGTTTACCACGGGACAAGAGAGGACTGTAAAGAATCTCGATCAAGATGAGATCACTCGGCAAATGAAAATCATGGAACAAAGTCTCAAGAACATACAAGGCCTGAGTGGCCAGAAGAGTGTATCATACGTTGATTTGTGCATGTTCCTGCATGTCCATTTGCCCatcggtttcaagactcccaaatttgaaaagtatgactgACACGGGGACCCCATAGCCCATCTGAAGAGGTATTACAATCAGTTGAGGGGAGTAGGCAGAAAAGAAGAGCTCCTAATGGCTTGCTTCGGGGAGAGTCTAGTTGGAATTGCAtccgaatggtatatggaccaagacatctcgcgctggcacatatgggatgacatGGCCCGAGACTTTGTCAGGCAATTCCAGTACAATGTGGGCATAGCTCTGGATAGAAACTCTTTGTCTAATTTAAAGAAAAAGTCTTCGGAGAGCGTCCGAGAGTACGCCGTCAAGTGGCATGAACAAGCTGCCAGGGTAAAATCCCcaatggatgagaccgagatggtTAGTGTCTTCTTGTAAGCCCAAGAGGCTGAATACTTCAAAAACATGATGTCTGTTATAGGCAAGCCGTTTGGAGAAGCCATAAAGACTGGGGAAAAggtagagaatggtttgaaaacgggtcgcATCCTGAGCCAGTCGGCTATAAGAGTTGCTTCTCAAGCAATCCATAGTGGGTCAGGAGGCACAGtaaaccaaaaaaagaaaaaagaagtgccAATAATGGCCTCAGGTTTGAGAAACCCCCGTCAACCCCGAGGTTACTTCAGTTCCTCCTCAAACACCCCGCAACATTATTACCCTCACCAAGATGCGGCATACTCTATGACTTTTCAGCCCTATGCAGTGATGAATGCCCAGCCATACGCTCGGCCACAATAACAGTATAACCagaaccgagctccacctcctagaaataaccctcctcaccaaTCTTCATACAATCCCCGTCCCCCACAGAATAACTTTCCATATAACGCATGTGCCCGTGAGCCACCCTGAAAGATCaacttcacacccattggtgagcCGTATTCCAGCCTCTTCCCAAAGTTGGTCCAAATGGGTCTGCTGCAGCTCATACCTATAAATAGGCAAAATCCAGAGTCACCCTCCTACCAACCCGGTACCCGATGTGCTTATCATTTAGGGGCAGAAGGGCACGACACTGAGGATTATTGGACCCTAAAAATGGCGGTTGAAAGTCTAATAGAGCAAAAGTAGGTAGTTTTGAGAGATGAAGAGGTCCCCAATGTGAGCAATAACCCATTGCCATCTCACAATAACGGGCTAGTTATTGGGATAATTTGTGAGGAGAAAGAGTTCGACCCAGCTTTGAAAGTTATCATTGCCATCGCTGATGTTGAAAACAAGCCCAGGGCGGCAGCAAATCAAGTTAAGTGGGGAAAGAAGAGCAACTCCACTCCTCAAAGCATAGAAAAGACTATGGAAGCCAAAACAGGGGAAGTACCTCCAAAAGATGTCGTTCTTTATGTTCCCCGGGCCCCCAGGAAAGAACAGTTCATGTTGAGACCCCCAAAAGGTTCGAGCTAAACAAGGGATCTAAGATGTACGTACCAAAAAGGACTTATGTGGTATAGGGGCCAGTAATTCCAGccaggctgaatgagcccgtggttatcaACGTGCACCATAGAAGCCCATGAAGGACCCCACTGCAGTcccctggaactacaacaaagcAATGGTGAcatacaagggaaaagaaatcatgGGGAAGGTGAATAAAACAAACCCGTCTGGGAAGTACCTCAACTTGGAGGAATTGAACAAAACCAAACAGAAGCGTTTTCCACTTAATAAGCTAGTTAGTGCTAAAGAGGTAGAGGAATTCTTCTGAAAGATGAAGGCCTCGGACTACGATGTAATTGACCAGCTCCAGAAGTCTCCCTCGCAGGTCTCACTCTTGTCTCTACTGATAAGCTCAAATGAGCATCAGAAAGTGCTGATAAAAACCTTTAATGAGGCATATGTTCCATTCGAGATCACTGTTGAGCAATTGGAAAGAATGGCGGAACGATTCTTTGAAGTCAACCGAATCTCATTCAGCCAAAATGACTTGCCCCCAGAAGGGGCTGCCCACAACAAATCTCTTCATCTGACTGTTAAATGTGAAGGATACAACGTGAAAAGAGTTATGTTGGATGGTAGATCTGGGGttaacatctgccctctctcgaccttacaaagaatggaaattgggactgaaaGAATTAGGCCCAACAATGTTTTCGTACGTGCTTTTGATGGCATCAATAGAGATACGATCGGGGAGATTGATTTGATCTTAACCATCGGCCCTGTGGATTTTGAGGTAACATTTCAGGTTTTTGACATGGACACCTCCTACAATTTTCTCTTAGAAAGGACGTGGATCCATGCGGTAGGAGCCGTACCATCTACTCTCCACCAAATTGTTAAGTTTGAACATGAAAACCAGGAAatcgtggtccacggagaagatgagcaatcaatttataGGGACCCGTCAGTCCCATATTTGGAAGCTaaggaaggtactgagcacataGTCTACCAAGCTTTCGAGATCGTGGTTGCGGACCAGTGTGAGGAAGCAACCCCATGTCCTCAAACCTTTTTGTCAAACGCGTCAATCATGGTCCCCAGTGAAATGATCAAGCATGGCTACAAGCTCGGGAAAGGGCTCGgggcatctttgcaaggcattataGAGCCTATCACTTTGACTACCAGTAAGAACTTCTTTGGCGTCGGTTTCCAAGGTACAGAAGTCGATGTAAAATGGGATGATAAACGTAAGAACAACGGGTGGGTTCTGCCTCAGCGGTCCCGCATCTCAACAGAACTTTTGTTAAGCCAAGATAcgtagatgaagaagatgaggccttcatgACCGAAGAAATTTAGGACATATATGGAGCAATGAGGCAAATGTTATATGAGGCTCATATGGTCCAGCCAGGTGAAGGCTCAAGTAGTGCTGAGGTACAGTATAGGGAACCCAATGCCAAGCTttaaaattggaaggctactccattcccagttaggcgggaatcccggtagttCAGTCTTTCCATCTTTTCTGCAttccgagttatttcagggtgtaactcaaATGTTTTCAGTTTATTGgatttttaaaattccaatgtaaacccttctatcttcaaattcaatgaaatgaaataaatatttcatcgtctatgaatctctttattctttctaatttttgttatttttgttatttcttcttttcagttctaataatgcagacttaaataacatgacatgtttgtgGACTTCTTGCCCAGATCTTAGCATgttgtctaactgtgaaataatgaatcaagaaccagaatacgatgaagataaggcttttagggaaataaaccgagaactggaacaatttgagaataagcctaagccaaacttaaatgaaactgagCCAGTTAATTTAGTAGTTCAGAAGAAGTCcaggaaaccatgataagcattcacgctGATGAAAGTACTAGGAATTCATTGATCCAACTCttgttcgaattcaaagatgtgtttgcatggtcctatgatgatatgccaggactaagtgttgatttAGTGGTGCACAAATTGCCAACTTACCCCGGTTATCCCCCTGTccaacaaaagcagagaaagtttaAAACGGATATAGTgataagattaaagaagaagtcaccaaacagcTGAAAGCGGGTATGATCAGTGGTCTGATACACTACATGGCTGGCTAATATGGTCCCAGTTCCAAAGAAAGATAGGAAAAACcaagtgtgtgttgattatcgggatttgaacaaagcaagccccaaggacaactttccattaccaaacatacacatccttgttgacaactgtgccaaacatgagatacagtctttcgcggattgttatgctgggtatcatcaagttctgatggatgaagaggatgcagaaaagacgacctttaccacaccttggggtacttattgttatagggtcatgttgttcggtttgaagaacgccgaggcaacttacatgagagccatgactgccattttccatgacatgatgcactaGAAAATTGAGGTGTATATGGATGACGTGATCATTAAATCAAGGACGCAGGATGACCATGTGCgtgatttgagaaagttctttgagcatCTGCGTAAGTGTGACTTGAAGTTAAATCCAACTAAGTGTGAATTTGGAGTGCCATCTGGGAAACTTTTGGGGTTTGTAgttagtcggaggggcatcgagctagatccaacaaagataaagtctattcgggatttgcctcctccgaaAACCAAGAAAGAGGTCATGAGTTTGCTGcgtaggttgaattacatcagcaggttcattgttCAGTTGACTTCCACTTGTGAGTCcatatttaagttgttgaagaaagGTGTGGCGATTAGATGGACaaatgagtgtcaggaagctttcgacaaaatcaaagaaaatctatCGAATCTGCCAGTATTGGTTCCGCCCGAGCCTGGAAGTCCTTTGTTTTTGTACTTGACAgtgttggagaattcttttgtatgtgttctcgggcaacatgatgtgaccaagaagaaggaacaagccatatactacttgagcgagaagttcactagttatgaagccacatacactttgttggaaagaacttgttgtgccctaacttgggtcgctcagaagcttaggcattacttgttggcctacaccaTCTACCTCATAACCagattggatcctttgaagtacatattccaaaagccgATGCCCACGAGAAGGTTaacaaaatggcaaatcctgctcaccgagtttgacatagtctatgtcacccgcacaaCAATGAAAGCTCAAGCTTTGGCGGATCACCTAGTTGAGAATCatgttgatgatgaatatcagcctttgagtacttactttccggATGAGGAAataaattcagttgaggtaattCCAGAaaacaccaatgcttggaaaatattcttcgatggagctgtgaatgcaaaaggtgtcgggattggggcaattttgatttcacccactggtcagcactatccggcCACAGCACTATCCGGCCACAACACTACCAATTATGAATCCTACATTATAGGCATGAACATGGCAATCTATCAggatgtggaagaattgttaatcatgggagattctgacttgattatccaacaagctcaaggtgaatgggaaacttgGGATGTCAAGCTTCTTCCATACAGGCAGGATGAGGAAGATCTTAGAAAGCGGTTCAAATCCATCGAGTTTAGGTACATTCCTTGGTTTCATAATGAGTTAGTTGATGCACTAGCTAatttggcctcgatgctgccatatccaggcaatgtccacattggcccattggaaatccaaatccgagaaagaCATGGTTATTGCAATACAGTTGAGGTGGAACCAGATGTTCAgacatggtatcatgatatcaaaagattcttgaaaacaaaggaatatcccGAGAAAGCTAGTGGatatcaaaagagaaccattagaaggctcgCCAGTGGTTTCTTCTTGATCAGAGAAGTCTTGTATAAAAGGACTACAGATCTGAACCTTTTAAGATGCGTGGATGCCCAAGAGGCGGGAAGAATCATGAatgaagtgcacgcaggagtgtgtggaccccaTATGAATGTATATGTCCTTGCAAAGTAAGTCCTTCAGGCAGGTTATTACTAGTTGACTATGGAAAAGGATTGTTTCAGTTTCATTTGAAAGTGTCACCAGTCCAGTACAGGGTGACCGGATTCATGCACCGCCTTCAGAATTGCATCATATATCGGCACCATGGtcgttcgttgcttggggtatggatgtcattggaccaatcgagccgaaagcttcaaatgggcacaaatTCATCTtagtggccattgactatttcacaaagtgggttaaagcagtcactctcaaagccatcaccaagaaagtagtggtggattttgtgcattccaACATGATCTGTCGTTTTAgtattcctaaaactatcattacggacattgctgcaaatttgaatagtcacATGATAAGGGAGATATGTGAACAATTTAAGATCACACATCGAAATTCTACCCTTTATCGGCCCAAGGCTAATGGCGTTGTTGAAgcagcgaacaaaaacatcaagaagatcctcaggaagatgatccaaagttctaggcaatggcatgaaaagttgccttttgcattgttgggatatcgcataACTCTGCGCATATCAGTTGGGGCAACACCttatctattggtttatggcactgaagctgtAATGCTCGCAGAAGTTGAAATTACATCACTTCGAATCAtcgttgaagctgagattgaggacAATGAATAGGTCaagacccgtctagaacagttaaccctgattgatgaaaagcggatggccgcagtatgccatgggcagttgtatcaacaaagaatggcccgtgcatacaacaagaaagtgcgacctaggaaatttgaagtagggtaactcgttttgagacgtattctcccgcatcacaaggaagcaaaaggaagGTTCGCTCTAAACTGGAAGGGACcgtacattataagaaaattgtttccaaaaggggcattgtacttgggagacatGGAAGGAAATGACCCTAAAACAGTTGTCAATGCAGACACGGTCAAAAGGTATTACATTTAACCCGTCTATGATATAGATATTTTTCGATTGGGATGACAAAGGCTTTCGTTATCTCTACCTAAACACCGCTAACCTTTGTAAACCCTTTAAGCTGattacttttctttgattaccctctttggaacccgaaGATGTttgtaaaaaaaagaagaagaaaataaaaaccaAGTTCCCTAAACTACGTtggacttgattccgaaaggatacgtaggcagcctctctctggggttcagtcacaccaaaacaaaaatccacattccccccaaagttgaaactggggcacaaTTTTTAATGGTTCAGCGATGgttcgcctgaaaggttccaaagttgtaattcaatccaaactctttttACCCTAAATCATGTTCAAAGTCCTTTTGATCAATTGGTAAAGAAGTTCGAAATGGGAGGATATTGTTtatttggatctgatacaatcaaataagagaaataaaatgagagtcttattggtgaaaacccacacgggcaccgtaaggcgatggtgagcagagaaattaaaaatgagagagtctagttagtaaaaactcacaaagagcactataaggcgacggtgagaagagaaatgagagagttcagttggtgaaaacccacaaagggcgccacTGATCGAAAAGGGAATCACTTACAACCATCGGCACTgatagagtcctggcaaggtttctcggttttgaGGTATGAGTTATGATGGATTTATGAGAGTTGTATGGTTTGCACagatcgggcatccagtccaagaagcatgtcatgtctattgaagtctgcatgcactccagataagtccttctttctttTCCCCAAAATGGATACTCCTCATTTAAATTCATCATCATGTccgttgtttacttttctttgaatctctTTCGGTCTAATTCTCCTCCGAAACTAATATAAAGAAAATATGGCAAGATTAGTTTTACAGGGGTTTTTTCTAACAAAAAGCTAAAATTCAAGAAagagcacccagcctcagcaggtgcatcaagtcgatctcgaCTGGCCATGTTGGATGATGCTCCAGAGTCcaaacacttgaaaataaaggaaatcaaaGTCAAGTGCCCACAAAgtcaaaataaaatgaaaaggcCAAGCCCCACGTGAGTTAACCATCATGGGGAATTTTGGAAAGTCAAGATCCCTGGGTTTAGAAATAAAATCAATTTCCAGAAAGCTAGCGAGCAATGGAGATTTTCATCGAAAgggttgggccgagatcaagtgatcaaaacattcaaggccacaaaaccaaccactgtttcaaactgacaaattgttctttgatttgaaaacaaGAGAACAGGTGCAGTCCAaaacaaccttgcaagaagcaggtgcaataaaAGTGAAGCACGCAGAAACCAAAATGGTTCTGCAACAAAAGTTAACCCGAAAAGGGAAGTCCTTTTTGAAACTCTTCATGCATTCTCCAAAATAAAATGaggcaaattaaaaaaaaaaaaaaaagaagaagaagaagaaaagaagaagaaaaaaaattcagaatCATGGTAGCTTAGGGTCTCCAATCACTAGctacgtttttccaacatagggtctcattcTCTAGTcgtttccagcataacctggtaaccTCTTCCAGTATAGgatcccactccctagttgatcctcggcataacccgaggacctttacggcataacctgatgacctccccggtataacccgaggatcttttccggcataacccaatgacctccccggcataacccgaggatcttTCTGGCATAACTTGAtgacctctctggcataacccgaggaacttttctggcataacccgatgactttcctagcataacctgtggacctttTCCGACAT
This sequence is a window from Nicotiana sylvestris chromosome 3, ASM39365v2, whole genome shotgun sequence. Protein-coding genes within it:
- the LOC138887248 gene encoding uncharacterized protein, encoding MKAQALADHLVENHVDDEYQPLSTYFPDEEINSVEVIPENTNAWKIFFDGAVNAKGVGIGAILISPTGQHYPATALSGHNTTNYESYIIGMNMAIYQDVEELLIMGDSDLIIQQAQGEWETWDVKLLPYRQDEEDLRKRFKSIEFRYIPWFHNELVDALANLASMLPYPGNVHIGPLEIQIRERHGYCNTVEVEPDVQTWYHDIKRFLKTKEYPEKASGYQKRTIRRLASGFFLIREVLYKRTTDLNLLRCVDAQEAGRIMNEVHAGVCGPHMNVYVLAK